The Flavobacterium jumunjinense genome includes a region encoding these proteins:
- a CDS encoding proton-conducting transporter transmembrane domain-containing protein has protein sequence MNEILQFFIVLPFLGFVFSLFIPEEKERLISRVAFGTVFTQLVIVSIFAVFWIVDGAFDLNLKEFTLMKTSHYEFFIDFYFDKVTAVYLFVGALLTSMITTYSRYYLHREKGYKRFFNTVLFFFFGYNLAILSGNFETLFIGWEIIGISSFLLIAFYRERYLPVKNAFKVFSIYRIGDVGVILAMWASHHLFHENITFMELNNYSLVNEHLQNHTVIGAFIALCLACAAAAKSAQIPFSSWLPRAMEGPTPSSAIFYGSLSVHLGVFLMLRTFPFWEHQTSVRIAIGIMGLTTSIMASLMARVQSSVKSQIAYSSISQIGLIFIEIALGFDNLALFHFVGNAFLRTYQLLVSPSVVTYLIREQFYNFQPKKKTIEDSLPKRLEYSLYILSLKEFNLEGFMNTVLWKPLKLIGKSMDFFNLKTLFIFFIPLYVLGIVFYEFREALPYSVINSLPEIFTFIGLVCVFKSFSERKNPLMAWVLIIMNHFWIAIAILFNDKVDYFEITIYLSGVIVTGIIGVMALLKLKSIEENTSMNQYLGHVYEHPKFAFFFLIAVLGVTGFPITTTFIGEDLLFSHIESNQIILAFFVSSSFVVSGIAGIRIYARLFLGPHIKTYHELPYKSS, from the coding sequence ATGAATGAAATTTTGCAATTTTTTATAGTACTTCCTTTTTTAGGGTTTGTATTTAGTTTATTTATTCCAGAAGAGAAAGAAAGATTAATTTCAAGAGTAGCTTTTGGAACTGTTTTTACGCAGTTAGTTATTGTTAGTATTTTTGCTGTTTTTTGGATAGTAGATGGTGCTTTCGATTTAAATTTGAAAGAATTTACATTGATGAAAACATCACATTATGAATTTTTTATTGATTTTTATTTTGATAAAGTAACAGCAGTATATTTGTTTGTAGGAGCACTTTTAACTTCTATGATTACAACGTATAGCCGTTATTATTTACATAGAGAGAAAGGGTATAAGCGTTTTTTTAATACGGTTTTATTTTTCTTTTTTGGTTACAACTTAGCTATTCTGTCAGGTAATTTTGAAACCTTATTTATTGGTTGGGAAATTATAGGTATTTCGTCCTTCTTACTAATTGCTTTTTATAGAGAGCGTTATTTGCCTGTTAAAAATGCTTTTAAAGTATTTTCAATTTATAGAATTGGCGATGTGGGAGTTATTTTGGCGATGTGGGCAAGTCATCATTTATTTCATGAAAACATTACTTTCATGGAACTGAATAATTATAGTTTGGTAAACGAACATTTACAAAATCATACTGTAATTGGTGCTTTTATTGCACTATGTTTGGCTTGTGCAGCTGCTGCAAAATCAGCCCAAATTCCATTTTCTTCTTGGTTACCAAGAGCAATGGAAGGACCAACTCCGTCGAGTGCCATTTTTTATGGTTCGTTATCTGTTCATTTAGGTGTTTTTCTAATGTTACGAACATTTCCTTTTTGGGAGCATCAAACTTCTGTGCGCATTGCTATTGGAATAATGGGGCTAACAACAAGTATAATGGCTTCATTAATGGCAAGAGTTCAATCTTCTGTAAAAAGTCAAATTGCGTATAGTTCTATTTCTCAAATTGGATTAATTTTTATAGAAATCGCTTTAGGATTTGATAATTTGGCTTTGTTTCACTTTGTAGGAAATGCTTTTTTAAGAACCTATCAATTATTAGTTTCTCCATCAGTTGTGACTTACTTAATAAGAGAACAGTTCTATAATTTTCAGCCTAAGAAAAAGACGATTGAGGATTCATTACCAAAACGATTAGAATATTCGTTATACATTTTAAGTTTGAAAGAATTTAACTTAGAAGGTTTTATGAATACAGTACTTTGGAAACCTCTAAAGTTGATAGGGAAATCGATGGATTTTTTCAATTTAAAAACACTTTTCATTTTCTTTATTCCTTTATACGTTTTAGGTATTGTTTTTTACGAATTTAGAGAAGCACTTCCTTACAGTGTTATTAATAGTTTGCCAGAAATATTTACATTTATTGGTTTGGTTTGTGTTTTTAAGTCTTTCTCAGAAAGGAAGAATCCTTTAATGGCTTGGGTGTTAATTATAATGAATCATTTTTGGATAGCAATTGCCATTCTTTTTAATGATAAAGTAGATTATTTTGAAATAACAATCTATTTATCAGGAGTAATCGTAACAGGTATTATTGGTGTAATGGCATTGTTAAAGCTTAAAAGTATTGAAGAAAATACATCAATGAATCAATATTTAGGTCATGTTTATGAGCATCCTAAATTTGCTTTTTTCTTTTTAATAGCAGTTTTAGGTGTAACAGGCTTTCCAATAACGACCACTTTTATAGGTGAAGATTTGTTATTTAGCCACATTGAAAGCAATCAAATTATATTGGCTTTTTTCGTATCGTCAAGTTTTGTAGTTTCTGGTATAGCTGGAATACGAATCTATGCTAGATTATTTCTAGGACCACATATTAAAACGTATCACGAATTACCATACAAGTCTTCTTAA
- a CDS encoding SulP family inorganic anion transporter: MDSKVKKNIPADGLAGLKEHFKTDAISGFIVFLLALPLSLGIAKASEFPPVMGLLTAIIGGVLVSFIMGSRLTIKGPAAGLIVIVASSVAEFGKGDNVLGWKLALGAMVIAGIIQILFGVFKLGKLADFFPLSAIHGMLAAIGIIIIAKQIPVLLNDDPALGKGKGPLELLANIPNFIMNLDPKASFIGVVSLIIMLGWPRIKNTTIKMIPAPLVVLLFAIPCELFMHFKETEPAYALVKIGNFVDSLGFNACFDGFSETGMFIKYVIMFALVGSLESLLTVKAIDLMDPFKRKSDMNKDLIAVGIGNTFAAFLGGLPMISEVARSSSNVNNGAKTRWANFFHGVFILAFVLLAAPILEMIPNAALAAMLITVGIKLAHPKEFVHTFKIGKEQLAIFLVTIFFTLFEDLLVGIAAGIILKMIIHLINGTPISSFFKAPALVSFEGNNYLVEIDKAAIFTNYLGVKRKLDSIPPGFNITIDLKKTKLVDHSVMENLEHFKNDYESNDKSTVTIVGLENHKPLSEHPLSGRKKI; encoded by the coding sequence ATGGATTCAAAAGTTAAAAAAAATATTCCAGCTGATGGATTAGCGGGTTTAAAAGAGCATTTTAAAACAGATGCAATTTCAGGATTTATTGTTTTCTTATTAGCTTTGCCTTTAAGTTTAGGAATTGCAAAAGCATCAGAATTTCCACCAGTAATGGGGTTGTTAACTGCGATTATTGGAGGAGTCCTTGTAAGTTTTATTATGGGGTCTCGATTAACCATTAAAGGACCAGCTGCGGGTTTAATTGTTATAGTTGCTAGCTCTGTTGCAGAATTTGGTAAAGGAGATAATGTTTTAGGATGGAAACTGGCTTTAGGAGCAATGGTTATTGCAGGTATTATTCAGATTTTATTTGGTGTATTTAAGTTAGGTAAACTAGCCGATTTTTTTCCACTTTCTGCTATTCATGGAATGTTAGCCGCTATTGGAATAATAATTATAGCAAAGCAAATTCCAGTTTTATTAAATGATGATCCAGCATTAGGAAAAGGAAAAGGGCCATTAGAATTATTAGCTAATATTCCGAATTTTATAATGAATTTAGATCCAAAGGCTTCATTCATAGGAGTTGTAAGTTTGATTATCATGTTAGGATGGCCAAGAATAAAGAATACTACAATAAAAATGATTCCTGCACCATTAGTAGTATTGTTATTTGCTATTCCTTGTGAGTTATTTATGCATTTTAAAGAAACGGAACCAGCTTATGCATTGGTTAAAATTGGAAATTTTGTAGATAGTCTTGGTTTTAATGCGTGTTTTGATGGTTTTTCAGAAACAGGAATGTTTATTAAATATGTGATTATGTTTGCTTTGGTAGGGTCGTTAGAATCATTATTAACTGTAAAAGCGATTGATTTAATGGATCCATTTAAGAGAAAGTCTGACATGAATAAAGATTTAATTGCTGTGGGTATCGGAAATACATTTGCAGCATTTTTAGGAGGTTTACCAATGATTTCTGAAGTAGCTCGTTCTTCATCAAACGTAAATAATGGTGCTAAAACACGTTGGGCAAACTTTTTTCATGGTGTTTTTATTCTTGCTTTTGTATTGTTAGCAGCTCCAATCTTAGAGATGATTCCAAATGCAGCTTTAGCCGCGATGTTAATTACAGTTGGGATTAAATTAGCTCATCCAAAAGAGTTTGTTCATACTTTTAAGATAGGGAAGGAGCAATTAGCAATTTTCTTAGTTACAATTTTCTTTACTTTGTTTGAAGATTTATTAGTAGGTATAGCTGCTGGTATTATTTTGAAAATGATTATACACTTAATTAATGGCACACCTATTTCATCCTTTTTTAAAGCACCAGCTTTAGTTTCTTTTGAAGGTAATAATTATTTGGTTGAAATTGATAAAGCAGCTATTTTTACAAATTATTTAGGTGTGAAACGTAAATTAGATTCAATTCCTCCTGGGTTTAATATTACAATTGATTTAAAGAAAACAAAATTGGTAGATCATTCTGTTATGGAAAATTTAGAACATTTTAAAAATGATTATGAATCAAACGATAAAAGTACAGTTACTATCGTAGGATTGGAAAACCATAAACCTTTATCAGAACACCCACTTTCAGGAAGAAAAAAAATATAA
- a CDS encoding DUF2490 domain-containing protein produces the protein MKLIFKLAYFTIFLVATSSFAQNETVLKDETNTWFTVLNRLTINPKWSVSNEIHERTGAFLTEQGTFLWRPSVDYHLGENVELSVGYSYINNKPNHPNPNPKIGVIENNIWEQVLLKNKIGNVNFQHRLRQEHRWFDTVGQNGDGSYSKTGTDYANRFRYRLTLNTPLKTFENGKVIFFQAFDEIWIPQNSGLAPKSLSRNWMYLGVGYKFNTKTNLQIGYMNQRDVLANNTFITTSILQTTFVKNFDL, from the coding sequence ATGAAATTAATATTTAAACTAGCCTACTTTACAATTTTTTTAGTGGCTACGAGTTCTTTTGCTCAAAATGAAACAGTCTTAAAAGATGAAACTAATACATGGTTTACTGTTTTGAATCGTTTAACAATAAACCCTAAGTGGAGTGTCTCTAATGAAATTCATGAGCGAACAGGAGCTTTTTTAACAGAACAAGGCACTTTCTTATGGAGACCATCTGTTGATTATCATTTAGGCGAAAACGTTGAGCTTAGTGTTGGGTATTCATATATTAATAATAAACCGAATCATCCCAATCCCAATCCTAAGATTGGAGTAATAGAAAATAACATTTGGGAACAAGTATTATTGAAAAATAAAATAGGAAATGTAAATTTTCAGCATAGATTGCGTCAAGAGCATAGATGGTTTGATACTGTTGGTCAAAATGGAGATGGGAGTTATTCTAAAACTGGAACAGATTATGCTAATCGTTTTAGATATAGATTAACATTGAATACTCCATTAAAAACATTCGAGAACGGTAAAGTGATTTTTTTTCAAGCTTTTGATGAAATTTGGATTCCTCAAAATAGTGGTTTAGCACCAAAAAGTTTATCAAGAAATTGGATGTATCTTGGAGTTGGGTATAAATTTAATACAAAAACTAATTTACAAATTGGATATATGAATCAGAGAGATGTTTTAGCTAATAATACTTTTATTACCACGTCTATATTACAAACAACTTTTGTGAAAAATTTTGATTTATAA
- a CDS encoding IS3 family transposase (programmed frameshift) has protein sequence MERKVKYSYAFKLECVELVLKKHYSNVYVSKLKGPDESNIRKWIRFYKSYGKEGLLPRRNQSYSADFKLKVLKTIEKESLSLIDTCLKFNIPDLAIIVKWKKDFVNFGFEGLQPKIKGRPRSMNFKSKKSKSAKPLTREEELLKENEALRCENDYLKKLQGLNSGGRKSQQALVIMELRHKYDLKVLLNYTNMARSSFYYHQKQSKLSDKYRVVKELIKSIYHKHKGRYGYRRVTDELQNKGIIINHKTVFRLMKLLGLKSVIRVKKYRSYKGEHGKIAPNILERNFKATAPNQKWATDVTEFNVSVKKLYLSPIIDLFNQEIISYELTERPVFNQVVMMLKKAFKKIPNKTNLILHSDQGWQYQMKHYQYLLKQKGITQSMSRKANCLDNAIIENFFGILKSELFYLKKYKSIEELKKEIIEYISYYNNERIKSNLNKMSPIKYRAHYYQN, from the exons ATGGAAAGAAAAGTCAAGTATTCTTATGCATTTAAGTTAGAATGTGTAGAATTAGTATTAAAGAAACATTATTCAAATGTATATGTTTCAAAGTTAAAAGGTCCAGACGAATCTAATATTCGTAAGTGGATTAGATTTTATAAAAGCTATGGGAAAGAAGGTTTATTGCCTAGGAGAAATCAAAGTTATTCAGCTGATTTTAAGCTAAAAGTATTAAAAACTATAGAAAAGGAATCACTTTCATTAATAGATACTTGTTTAAAGTTTAATATTCCTGATTTAGCTATTATTGTAAAATGGAAAAAAGATTTTGTTAACTTTGGTTTTGAAGGACTACAACCAAAAATTAAAGGAAGACCAAGATCTATGAATTTTAAAAGCAAAAAAAGCAAATCAGCTAAGCCACTAACCAGAGAAGAAGAACTTCTTAAGGAAAATGAAGCATTACGTTGTGAGAATGATTATTTAAAAAAGTTACAAG GCCTTAATTCAGGCGGAAGAAAGAGCCAACAAGCGCTAGTCATAATGGAATTAAGGCATAAATATGATTTAAAAGTACTTTTAAATTATACAAATATGGCAAGAAGTAGTTTTTATTATCATCAAAAACAAAGTAAATTAAGTGATAAATATAGAGTAGTTAAAGAACTAATTAAATCGATTTATCACAAACATAAAGGTCGTTATGGTTATCGAAGAGTAACTGATGAACTTCAAAATAAAGGAATAATTATTAATCATAAAACAGTTTTCAGGTTAATGAAATTATTAGGATTAAAAAGCGTCATTAGAGTTAAAAAGTATAGATCATATAAAGGAGAGCATGGTAAAATAGCTCCTAATATTTTAGAAAGAAATTTTAAAGCAACAGCACCAAATCAAAAATGGGCAACTGATGTTACCGAGTTTAATGTCTCTGTAAAGAAGCTATATTTATCACCGATAATTGACTTATTTAATCAAGAAATTATTAGTTATGAGTTAACAGAACGACCTGTATTTAATCAGGTAGTTATGATGCTTAAAAAAGCATTTAAGAAAATACCAAATAAGACTAATTTAATTTTACACTCTGACCAAGGTTGGCAATATCAAATGAAGCACTATCAATATTTATTGAAACAAAAAGGGATTACACAAAGTATGTCTAGAAAAGCAAATTGTTTAGACAATGCCATTATTGAAAACTTCTTTGGAATATTAAAATCAGAGCTGTTTTATCTAAAAAAATACAAGTCTATTGAAGAATTAAAAAAGGAGATAATAGAATATATAAGTTATTATAATAATGAAAGAATTAAATCAAATTTAAACAAAATGAGCCCGATAAAATATCGAGCTCATTATTATCAAAATTAA